CACCGGTATTTTCGCCGCACGCCTGACGTGGCACTACTTCGCCATCATCACGGTGGTGTTCTCGCTGATCTTCTTTTTTGTGGCGATCGGTTGGAAGTCAGTCACCGGCGGCGACGACGGGCGCCCGTTCACCGTGCCGCCGGTCTTCAAGATCGGCGGCATCGAGTTCACCATGCTGGACCAGACGTTCCAGTACTATTTCATTATGGCCGTCGTTGGCGCGTGCTTTTACTTGATGCACGTCATCCTCAAGAGCCCGCTCGGCTATACCTTCATCGCCGTGCGGGAGAACGCCTCGCGCCTAAGCCTCATCGGCTACAGCCCTTATCTCATCCGCTTCATCTCGTTCGTCATCGCGGGAGCGTTCGCCGGCGTCGCCGGTGTGCTGTTCGCGTTATTCGCCCGTTACGTCTCGGCCCAATACCTGTTCTGGACCGTATCGGGCGAAGGGGTGATCTGGGCCCTTGTCGGCGGCATCGGGACCTTGTTCGGCCCGGCTCTGGGCGCTGCGTTCTTGATCGTGGTGCGCGAGGAATTGTCGATCTACTGGGAGCATTACCTGTTTGTCGTCGGCATTATCGTCATCTTGTTCGTCTCCTTCGCCCCGGAGGGTCTGATGGGACTTTTGACTCGGACGATCGAGCGGTGGTCGAAGAAGCCGACTGACCACGCCGCACCGGAAGCCGAGACGTCGGCCGCGCCAGGGGAAAAAGCAGGGGGCGGATCGTGAGCGAGTCCATCCTGCGTACCGAAGGGTTAACCAAGGCGTTCGGCGGGCTGATCGCCGTCAACGACATCAACTTCACCCTGGCCAGCGGCAAACTGCACGCCATCATCGGCCCGAACGGCGCGGGTAAGACCACGTTTTTCAACGTTGTATCCGGTTTTCTCGGCGCGACGTCCGGCCGGGTCATCTTCGAGGGCCGCGACATTGTCGGCCTCAAGCCGCATCAGATCAGCCGGCTCGGCATCGCCCGCACGCTTCAGGTCAAGAGCGTGTTCAACGGCCTCTCGGTCTACGACAACGTCTGGATCGCGGCTCAGAGCCGCAAGCGGTTTCTGCACCCGTTCCGGCCGGCGAGCAGCTATCGCGACACCGCCCAGAAAGTGGAGCGCATCCTTGTCGAGGTCGGCATGAGCGATCATGCGCGCGATCTCGCCGGCAATTTGTCCTACGGCGACGTCGCGTTGCTTGAAATCGCGATTGCGCTGGCGACCGACCCCAAGCTGTTGTTGCTCGACGAACCGGTGTCGGGGATGAGCCCGGCTGAAACCGAGCGTACCGTCGCCATCATCAAGGATCTCGCCCGCCGGGTAAACGTGATCCTGATCGAACACGACATGGAGGTGGTTTTCGGCGCCGCCGACGTGATTACCGTCATGAATCAGGGCATGATTCTTTGCGAAGGCTCGCCCGAAGCGATCGCCAAAGATACGAGCGTCCAGGAAGCTTACCTGGGATCGCCCGAAGACGAGGACGAGGCGCATGCTTAAGCTCGACGGCCTCCACGCCCATTACGGCAAGAGCCACGTCCTGCAGGGCGTCAACCTGCACGTCGAGGCGGGCGAGGCGGTCGCGCTCCTTGGCCGTAACGGTGTCGGCAAGACGACGACGTTGCGCAGCATCATGGGCCTGACGCCGCCCTCCGCTGGTGCCGTCACCTTCGACGGCGCACGCCTCGACCAGATGCCAGCGCACAAGATCGCCGGCCTCGGCATCGGTTATGTGCCGCAGGGTCGGCGTATCTTTTCCAGCCTCAACGTCATCGACAATCTTTGCCTTGGGCTGACCGGTGCGCCGGAACCGGGGCGGCTCGAGGAAATTTTCGCGCAATTTCCGAAATTGCGGGAACGCGCGAAGCAGGAAGGCGGTACGCTCTCGGGCGGCGAGCAGCAGATGCTGGCCATCGCCCGCTGCCTGATCATGAAGCCCAAGCTTCTACTGCTTGACGAGCCGACTGAGGGGATCATGCCCAAGCTCGTCGCGACCTTGCGCAACGATATCCGGGCGGCGAACCAGAAAGGCATCTCCATCCTGTTGGTCGAGCAGAATTTCCGCGTCGCGCTTGCCTTGTGCACACGCGTCTATATCATGGAAAAGGGCGTTATCAGCTACGAAGGAACGGCAAGCGAAATCCGCAAAAACCCGGAGATCGCACATCGCTATCTCGGGGTTGCGGTCAATTGAAGAGGCGTTTTCCTCCAACGACGAGTCCAACCCAAGGAGTCGATGAAATGCGCACATCACGCAGAAGTTTTATGAAGACGGTCTTGGCCGGCGGCGTGCTCGGTCAAGGCCTCAGTCTCACGTTCGCCAAGGACCTGTTCGCCAAACCGACGGGCAAGCCGATTATCATCGGCCACCAATGCGACCTCACCGGCGGCATCTCGTCGTGGGGCTATTGGCTCGACAAGTCGACCAAGGCGGCCTGCGATTATCTCAACGCGACCACGGGTATCGCCGGGCGTCCCGTCCAGTACGTGGTCGAGGACACCGAGACCAATCCGCCCACGGGCGCGCGCAAGTTCCGCTCGCTGGTGCAGCGCAACGAAGCCGATTTCGTCATCGGCTCGGTGCATTCGGGCGTCAACCTTGCGACCGTGCCGATCGCCAAGGAACTGAAAACGGTCTACTGGCCGAACGGTATGGCCGCGGAAATGACCGAATCCAAGGGCAACCGTTACGTCTTCCGCGTCGGCAGCGACACCTATTCGCAGGCCGCCGCGGGAGTTGAATGGGCGATCAAGAACCTGGGCAAGAAATGGAGCTTCGTCTTCGCCGACTACGCCTGGGGCTGGAGCCATTTTAACGAACACAAGGCTTTGCTCGACAAGATGGGCGCGTCGGCCGGCGAGCCGATCGCGGTTCCGGTCGACGCCAAGGACATGCTTCCCTACCTCGCCAAGGTGAGCAAGGACGCCGAACAGCTCTATTCGATCTTCTTCGGCTCGCAGTCGGTCGCTTATTACACGCAGTCGAAGTCGCTCGGGCTCGACAAGAAGATGAATCGCTATTCGGTTCTGTGCACCCACGAATCGATTTCGCCCAAGGACATGGAAGGCGCGTCCGAGGGCATCTATATGCTCGAATACATGCCGCGCATGGCCAAGTACAAAGACACCGCCCATAACCGGAAGATCCGCGAACTGATGAAGGTCGATCCGGTCGACGGCAAGGAAGAAGGCAGCAACCGCATCCTCGCCAGTTCGCACTACTGGGCGACATGGGAATCCGTGTTCTTCATCAAGAAGGCGGTCGAGAAGTCGGGCTGGAAATCGAAAAAGGACACGCCCGATTTCATCCAGGCCCTCGAGGGCATGAAGGTCGAGGAATCCTTCGAACATCCGCAGGGCCCCAAGTATATCCGCAAGGAAGACCACAAGGCGGTCATCGACTTCTACATGAGTCGCGTCGAAAACGGCGAGATTCACGTGAAGCAGAAGATCGCCGCCGCGGACCTCGAGAAACGCTTCCCGTCGCGTCACGACTTCACCAAGGAGTCGTTCTGAAGCGCCATTCCGGGGCGGCGGAAACCGCCGCCCCGGTTTACCGCGGACGTCGGAGGCCGTCATGACCGCCTATCCGGCCTACAAAGTCGCCGCCGCGCACGTCGCGCCGGTGTTCCTCGACACCGACAAGACCGTCGCCAAGGCATGCGCGCTGATCGAGGAAGCGGCGCGCCACGGCGCCCGCTTGATCGCCTTTCCCGAGACTTACGTCCCCGCGTTTCCGCTCTGGTCGGCGCTGCGCGCGCCAATCCATAACCATGACCTGTTCAAGCGCCTGGCGGCGGGGGCCGTTCGCGTGCCGGGACCGGAAATCGCGCGCGTGTCCGCCACCGCCCGCCGCGCCGGGATCGTCGTTTCGCTCGGCATCAACGAAGGCACTGCGGCCAGCGTCGGCTGCATCTGGAATTCGAACCTCTTGATCGGCGCCGACGGCACCGTTCTCAACCATCACCGCAAACTGGTCCCGACATTTTTTGAGAAATTGACTTGGGCAAACGGGGACGGCGCCGGCTTGCGCGTGGTTGAAACCGCGCTTGGGCGGATCGGCATGCTGATTTGCGGCGAAAACACAAATCCCCTTGCCCGCTACACGCTGATGGCCCAGGGCGAACAAGTGCACATTTCGACTTATCCGCCCCTGTGGCCGACCAAGGACCCCGAGACCGGCGGCAACTACAATCTCGAAAATGCGATCCGGATTCGCGCCGGCGCGCATTCCTTTGAAGCCAAATGCTTCAACGTGGTGGCTGCAGGCTACATGGATAAAGCCATGCGCGAGGCGCTCGGTAGTCTCGATAGGGATGCAGGACGCATTTTGGATGCCAGCCCGCGCGGCGTTTCGATGATCTTGGCGCCGACCGGCGAGCCGATCGGTGATGTCCAATGCCAGGACGAGGGCATTCTTTACGCCGACATCGATCTTGCCGCTTGCGTCGAGCCCAAGCAATTTCACGATGTTGTCGGCTATTACAACCGTTTCGATATATTCAAGCTGACGGTCGACCGTTCGGCCAACCGCCCAATTGCGTTCGCGGCCGAAACTACGAGCGAAGTCGTCGAGTCCGCGGCCGTTTCGCCGCGCCAGGACAGCGGTGAACCCGGTCGGGAACCCCGCGTTCTCAAGATCGGAAATTGATGATCGCCCTTGCCCGCCGGATCGATGCGCGTTCGACCGAGGCAATTCCTCCTGCCCGGGAAGTCCGTTGGATTCTGCTTATGATCTTCCTGACATTGATTTTGCCGCCCGCGATCTTCGGTGGGCTAACCTATTACCGCTTTGGGATTTTGGCCCCGTCGTATTTCGTGCCATACGAGGAATTCTGGGCGGCATTGACGGCGGGCAATATTGCAACGCTGTTTACCGCACCGCTTCTCAGCGTAAACATGACGAGCGGCGATATTCTCGCCAACATGTACAGCGTGACATTGGGTCAGTACGGGCTTTCGATTGCCCTTGGCGCCGCCATGGGTCTAGCGCTGGCCAAGCAATTTCAACTACTTAGGGTCTGCTCGACTGGAACACTCGGCGGCACGACCGCCGCCACGGGCTCGGGTTTTTTCGCCACGGTGGCTGCAAGCAGCACCGGCATACTCGGTTGCTGCGGCTCCGGGCTTGCCGGCGGCGTGTTGACGCTGCTCGGGATCAGCGGCAACGTTGCCGGTCAGCTTGCGGGCGCCTCGCTCGTGCTTCAACTCGCCCTTGTCGCCGTTTTTGTCCTCCTTAATCTGCGGTTCGCAGCCCGCCTCAAGGCGCTTCAACCGCACGGCGCGGCCTGAGAAGCTTCCGCCGTTCACCCCACCCCGTGAACGTCACATCACATAAGTTGGTGCCCGCTGCTGGAATCGAACCAGCACTCCCGTTGCCAGGAAACGGATTTTAAGTCCGTTGCGTCTACCGTTCCGCCAAGCGGGCTCCATGACCGGGACCCGGAAGATTAGCGCAAAATGCCCTCGCCGCCAGCGCGGGGGGATTATTTTTCCTCGGCCGGCTCGCCCCCTTGCGCGCGCACGGTGGCTTTGACCGCCTCGGTCGCGGCAGCCACCGCCGCCACGTCGGTTCCACGCACCACCAGGCTGGCACCGAGCTTGCCGTCGCGGAAAAAGGGGTAGCTGCCGATCTCGACCGCCGGGTGCGCCGCCTGGGCCTGGCCAAGCCCGGCCGCCATCTTGCCCTCAGGGACAAAGGCGACCACCGTGCGCGACAGCATCGGGGCACCGCCCTTCAGTTTATGACGGTACCCTTCGAACATCGCCTGCATGATGCGCGGCACGCCCGCGAGCACGATTACGTTGCCGATGCGGAAACCCGGCGCCTTGCTGACCGGGTTGTCGATCAATTCGGCGCCTTCCGGCATCTCGGCCATGCGCAGGCGTTGGGTGTTGACGTCTTCGGGGCGCGCATAGTGGCGACGGAGCCGCGCCTCCGCCTCGGGGTTGCGCACATGGCGCACACCAAATGCCTTCGAAACACAGACCGAGGTGATGTCGTCGTGGGTCGGGCCGATGCCGCCGGTGGTGATGACGTAATCGAACTTGGCGCGACATTCGTTGACGGTGGCGATGATGGTCTCTTCCACGTCGGGAATGACGCGCGCTTCCATCAGCCGCACGCCGATTTCGTTGAGCGATTTAGCGAGATATTGCAGGTTGGCATCTTGAGTGCGACCCGACAGCACTTCGTTGCCGATGATGAGCAGGCAGGCGGTGACGGTCTTCGTTTCGGACATAACCGCGCGATGTTACAGCAAGTCCCGAAGCAAAGACACCAAGGGCGCGTCAGCCGGCGGCATGGGTACGTCGGCGAGCCGCGCGGGCGCGATCCAACGCAGTTCCTGCCCTTCGCG
This portion of the Rhodospirillales bacterium genome encodes:
- a CDS encoding competence/damage-inducible protein A, with translation MSETKTVTACLLIIGNEVLSGRTQDANLQYLAKSLNEIGVRLMEARVIPDVEETIIATVNECRAKFDYVITTGGIGPTHDDITSVCVSKAFGVRHVRNPEAEARLRRHYARPEDVNTQRLRMAEMPEGAELIDNPVSKAPGFRIGNVIVLAGVPRIMQAMFEGYRHKLKGGAPMLSRTVVAFVPEGKMAAGLGQAQAAHPAVEIGSYPFFRDGKLGASLVVRGTDVAAVAAATEAVKATVRAQGGEPAEEK
- a CDS encoding carbon-nitrogen hydrolase family protein; translation: MTAYPAYKVAAAHVAPVFLDTDKTVAKACALIEEAARHGARLIAFPETYVPAFPLWSALRAPIHNHDLFKRLAAGAVRVPGPEIARVSATARRAGIVVSLGINEGTAASVGCIWNSNLLIGADGTVLNHHRKLVPTFFEKLTWANGDGAGLRVVETALGRIGMLICGENTNPLARYTLMAQGEQVHISTYPPLWPTKDPETGGNYNLENAIRIRAGAHSFEAKCFNVVAAGYMDKAMREALGSLDRDAGRILDASPRGVSMILAPTGEPIGDVQCQDEGILYADIDLAACVEPKQFHDVVGYYNRFDIFKLTVDRSANRPIAFAAETTSEVVESAAVSPRQDSGEPGREPRVLKIGN
- a CDS encoding branched-chain amino acid ABC transporter permease — encoded protein: MIGFAFLLVAPFLLPLLGAKFWVNIIAEIMIWSLFAASVNLLLGYTGLLSFGQALYFGFGAYGVALGIDMFGWSFWPSAVFGVFVATACAVITGIFAARLTWHYFAIITVVFSLIFFFVAIGWKSVTGGDDGRPFTVPPVFKIGGIEFTMLDQTFQYYFIMAVVGACFYLMHVILKSPLGYTFIAVRENASRLSLIGYSPYLIRFISFVIAGAFAGVAGVLFALFARYVSAQYLFWTVSGEGVIWALVGGIGTLFGPALGAAFLIVVREELSIYWEHYLFVVGIIVILFVSFAPEGLMGLLTRTIERWSKKPTDHAAPEAETSAAPGEKAGGGS
- a CDS encoding ABC transporter ATP-binding protein encodes the protein MSESILRTEGLTKAFGGLIAVNDINFTLASGKLHAIIGPNGAGKTTFFNVVSGFLGATSGRVIFEGRDIVGLKPHQISRLGIARTLQVKSVFNGLSVYDNVWIAAQSRKRFLHPFRPASSYRDTAQKVERILVEVGMSDHARDLAGNLSYGDVALLEIAIALATDPKLLLLDEPVSGMSPAETERTVAIIKDLARRVNVILIEHDMEVVFGAADVITVMNQGMILCEGSPEAIAKDTSVQEAYLGSPEDEDEAHA
- a CDS encoding ABC transporter ATP-binding protein, with protein sequence MLKLDGLHAHYGKSHVLQGVNLHVEAGEAVALLGRNGVGKTTTLRSIMGLTPPSAGAVTFDGARLDQMPAHKIAGLGIGYVPQGRRIFSSLNVIDNLCLGLTGAPEPGRLEEIFAQFPKLRERAKQEGGTLSGGEQQMLAIARCLIMKPKLLLLDEPTEGIMPKLVATLRNDIRAANQKGISILLVEQNFRVALALCTRVYIMEKGVISYEGTASEIRKNPEIAHRYLGVAVN
- a CDS encoding ABC transporter substrate-binding protein, encoding MRTSRRSFMKTVLAGGVLGQGLSLTFAKDLFAKPTGKPIIIGHQCDLTGGISSWGYWLDKSTKAACDYLNATTGIAGRPVQYVVEDTETNPPTGARKFRSLVQRNEADFVIGSVHSGVNLATVPIAKELKTVYWPNGMAAEMTESKGNRYVFRVGSDTYSQAAAGVEWAIKNLGKKWSFVFADYAWGWSHFNEHKALLDKMGASAGEPIAVPVDAKDMLPYLAKVSKDAEQLYSIFFGSQSVAYYTQSKSLGLDKKMNRYSVLCTHESISPKDMEGASEGIYMLEYMPRMAKYKDTAHNRKIRELMKVDPVDGKEEGSNRILASSHYWATWESVFFIKKAVEKSGWKSKKDTPDFIQALEGMKVEESFEHPQGPKYIRKEDHKAVIDFYMSRVENGEIHVKQKIAAADLEKRFPSRHDFTKESF